In a single window of the Fundulus heteroclitus isolate FHET01 unplaced genomic scaffold, MU-UCD_Fhet_4.1 scaffold_118, whole genome shotgun sequence genome:
- the LOC118558272 gene encoding uncharacterized protein LOC118558272, with the protein MSTSDGLPSSSQPIAVSGGPTPASFAVAVKIPDFWLHDPQSWFFHVEAQFALRGITSDDTKYHYVVSALDPPSTRRAMSLLRNPPADGKYSALKHLLLRRYSLSDAERAEKLLSFSGLGDGSALELMESMLSLLGDDEGGFLFIHLFLRQLPAPVRIALANSSLLREKDYRSLAEEADRILLASRTFTVQSLAKEPTASSSEPLQSSAVDQPSVMAAIATRKRQKPALCFYHQRFGVRARRCLPPCSFKPPGNDQADAC; encoded by the coding sequence ATGTCCACATCTGATGGCCTGCCCAGCTCCTCACAGCCGATCGCTGTCTCTGGTGGACCTACACCGGCTTCTTTTGCTGTGGCCGTTAAGATTCCGGATTTCTGGCTACATGATCCGCAATCATGGTTCTTCCACGTCGAAGCACAGTTTGCTCTTCGTGGAATCACATCGGACGACACAAAGTACCACTATGTGGTTTCAGCGCTGGATCCACCATCCACCAGGCGCGCAATGAGCCTGCTTCGCAACCCTCCCGCGGACGGAAAGTACAGCGCGCTCAAACACCTGCTTCTCCGCCGTTACTCCCTGTCCGACGCAGAACGCGCCGAAAAGCTGCTTTCTTTCTCGGGGTTAGGAGATGGCTCAGCTTTGGAGCTCATGGAAAGCATGCTGTCCTTGCTGGGTGACGACGAAGGCGGATTTCTTTTCATCCACCTGTTCCTGCGACAACTCCCGGCTCCGGTGCGGATCGCTCTGGCTAACTCATCCCTGCTGCGGGAGAAGGATTACCGCTCGCTGGCTGAGGAAGCTGATCGCATCCTCCTGGCTTCCAGGACCTTCACGGTCCAGTCACTGGCCAAGGAACCTACAGCTTCGTCTTCTGAGCCTTTGCAGTCTTCAGCGGTCGATCAGCCATCGGTGATGGCAGCGATCGCCACCAGGAAACGCCAGAAGCCGGCTCTTTGTTTCTACCATCAGCGCTTCGGCGTCAGGGCGCGGCGCTGCCTCCCGCCCTGCAGCTTCAAGCCGCCGGGAAACGACCAAGCCGACGCCTGCTAG